In Bradyrhizobium sp. 1(2017), one DNA window encodes the following:
- the prmB gene encoding 50S ribosomal protein L3 N(5)-glutamine methyltransferase has translation MAKASKKTVRGRAAPKPAKVGPGELLTLVDFVRYGVSRFVEAGLAFAHGTTDPVAEAAFLVSEALHLNPEQFETFAGARVTVAEGKAILDLIHRRVTTRKPAAYLVNKIYMRGLPFYVDERVIVPRSFIGELLASHFGGEEGAGALIDDPTAVERVLDLCTGSGCLAILAAHHFPNAAVDAVDISKGAIEVATRNVAEYGLEGRISLYRGDLFAPLGDNRYDLIITNPPYVDAEGMAALPPECRAEPKLAFDGGRDGLDVVRRILREAPDHLAPNGGLICEIGRGRDLVDEAFPELPLLWLDTEDSEGEVFWIAAADLG, from the coding sequence ATGGCAAAAGCATCCAAAAAGACCGTGCGCGGCCGCGCCGCGCCAAAACCTGCCAAGGTCGGCCCGGGCGAACTTCTCACGCTGGTCGATTTCGTCCGCTATGGGGTGAGCCGCTTCGTCGAAGCTGGGCTTGCCTTTGCGCACGGCACGACCGATCCGGTTGCCGAAGCCGCCTTCCTGGTGAGCGAGGCGCTGCATCTCAATCCCGAACAGTTCGAGACGTTTGCCGGCGCGCGCGTCACGGTCGCCGAGGGCAAGGCCATCCTTGATCTCATCCATCGGCGGGTCACCACGCGCAAACCGGCCGCCTATCTCGTCAACAAGATCTACATGCGTGGCCTGCCCTTCTATGTCGACGAGCGCGTCATCGTTCCGCGCTCCTTCATCGGCGAGCTCCTGGCATCGCATTTCGGCGGTGAAGAAGGCGCCGGCGCGCTGATCGACGATCCCACGGCCGTCGAGCGCGTGCTCGATCTCTGCACGGGATCGGGATGCCTCGCCATCCTCGCCGCGCATCACTTCCCGAACGCCGCCGTCGATGCCGTCGACATCTCCAAGGGCGCGATCGAGGTCGCCACGCGCAATGTCGCCGAATACGGGCTCGAGGGCCGGATCAGCCTGTATCGCGGCGACCTGTTCGCTCCGCTCGGCGACAACAGATACGACCTGATCATCACCAACCCCCCTTACGTCGACGCCGAGGGCATGGCTGCGCTGCCGCCGGAATGTCGGGCTGAGCCGAAGCTTGCCTTCGATGGCGGCCGCGATGGCCTCGACGTGGTGCGCCGCATCCTGCGCGAGGCGCCCGATCACCTCGCGCCGAATGGCGGGCTGATCTGCGAGATCGGCCGCGGCCGCGATCTGGTCGACGAGGCCTTTCCGGAACTGCCGCTGCTCTGGCTCGACACCGAGGACTCCGAGGGCGAAGTGTTCTGGATCGCAGCCGCCGATCTCGGCTGA